One window of the Polypterus senegalus isolate Bchr_013 chromosome 18, ASM1683550v1, whole genome shotgun sequence genome contains the following:
- the LOC120518433 gene encoding NADH dehydrogenase [ubiquinone] 1 beta subcomplex subunit 1-like, translating into MVNFVNIIREHWVNVLVPLGFVIGVYLDRRNDEKLTAFRNKSLLYSRDLKPGEVTWK; encoded by the exons ATGGTGAACTTTGTGAACATCATCCGAGAACATTGGGTTAATGTGCTGGTTCCTCTTGGATTTGTTATTGGAGTTTACTTAGACAGAAGAAACGACGAGAAACTCACCGCATTCAGGAACAAGAGCTTGCTGTACAGCAG agACCTGAAACCTGGAGAAGTgacatggaaataa